In Anguilla rostrata isolate EN2019 chromosome 1, ASM1855537v3, whole genome shotgun sequence, a genomic segment contains:
- the LOC135237364 gene encoding leucine-rich repeat-containing protein 45-like, with the protein MCGNSLGSEGVRELWLALEENSTVEELYLDITGITEGGTENMVNCLSKNSALKTLTLVGNEIGEAGKDRLRELRRLRPGLRVIGNFVDDLGLLQAYLDWVEELRADRDQMDSVRNVDALQSVLKGLRVAGAHGEGQNAQKAKELETKILQLLETPT; encoded by the exons ATGTGCGGGAATAGCCTGGGTTCGGAGGGGGTCCGAGAGCTGTGGCTCGCCCTGGAGGAGAACTCCACGGTGGAGGAGCTGTACCTGGACATCACCGGCATCACCGAGGGAGGAACCGAGAACATGGTCAACTGCCTGAGCAAGAACTCCGCCCTGAAGACCCTCAC CTTGGTGGGGAACGAGATCGGCGAGGCTGGGAAGGACAGGCTGAGGGAGCTGAGGCGTCTCAGGCCGGGGCTCCGCGTCATCGGGAACTTTGTGGACGACCTGGGCCTGCTGCAGGCCTACCTGGACTGGGTGGAGGAGCTCCGGGCCGACCGGGACCAGATGGACTCCGTGAGGAACGTCGACGCGCTGCAGTCCGTGCTGAAGGGTCTGAGAGTGGCGGGGGCGCACGGGGAGGGGCAGAATGCACAGAAAGCCAAGGAACTGGAGACTAAGATCCTCCAGCTCCTGGAGACCCCCACTTAG